A window of Syngnathus typhle isolate RoL2023-S1 ecotype Sweden unplaced genomic scaffold, RoL_Styp_1.0 HiC_scaffold_456, whole genome shotgun sequence contains these coding sequences:
- the LOC133149749 gene encoding uncharacterized protein LOC133149749 isoform X2, whose translation MSDLPQERLSTSPPFTYTGVDVFGPWFVTARRTRGGLAQSKRWAVLFTCLSTRAVHIEVIESMDTSSFINSLRRFFAIRGPSQQLHSDRRTNFIGACKELEFEKVLKESEVQTYTNSQGCSWHFNPPHSSHMGGAWERMIGVARRILDSMLMRTHSSSLTHGVLCTFMAEATAIINSRPLVSISSDPDAPQILTPAMLLTNKQSILPPSGKFTDKDLFKQQWREVQRLADQFWSRWKREYLHTLQVRHKWQESRPNIEDGDVVMLKDSKTCRNDWPMALVTKTFPGRDGRVRKVEMRVVKDGSMKKFFRPVTEIVLLLKRQD comes from the coding sequence ATGTCGGACCTTCCCCAAGAACGGTTGAGCACTTCACCTCCCTTTACATACACTGGTGTGGATGTCTTCGGTCCCTGGTTTGTGACAGCAAGGCGCACAAGAGGAGGCTTAGCTCAAAGTAAACGATGGGCTGTTCTGTTCACATGCTTGAGTACCCGCGCCGTCCATATAGAGGTGATTGAGTCCATGGATACTTCCTCCTTCATCAACTCCCTGAGAAGGTTCTTTGCAATCCGTGGCCCTTCTCAACAGCTACACTCAGACCGTAGAACCAACTTCATTGGTGCTTGTAAAGAGCTGGAGTTTGAGAAGGTTCTGAAGGAATCAGAGGTCCAAACATACACTAACAGTCAAGGTTGTTCATGGCATTTCAATCCACCTCATTCCTCACACATGGGTGGTGCGTGGGAACGCATGATCGGAGTCGCAAGGAGGATTTTGGATTCAATGCTGATGCGTACTCACTCCTCAAGTTTGACCCATGgagtcctgtgcacttttatggCAGAGGCGACAGCCATTATCAACTCTAGACCGCTTGTTTCTATTTCATCTGATCCAGATGCTCCTCAGATACTCACACCGGCAATGCTCCTTACTAACAAACAAAGTATTCTACCTCCATCTGGGAAGTTCACCGACAAAGACTTGTTCAAGCAGCAGTGGCGCGAGGTACAAAGGTTGGCTGATCAATTCTGGAGTCGCTGGAAGCGCGAATACCTGCACACTCTGCAAGTTCGACACAAATGGCAGGAATCGAGACCTAACATTGAAGATGGGGACGTCGTTATGTTGAAGGACAGTAAAACGTGTCGTAACGACTGGCCCATGGCCCTTGTGACTAAGACCTTTCCTGGACGTGATGGAAGAGTTCGCAAGGTCGAGATGAGAGTTGTTAAAGATGGATCCATGAAGAAGTTCTTTAGACCAGTTACAGAGATTGTTCTGCTTCTGAAAAGGCAGGACTGA